One part of the Lotus japonicus ecotype B-129 chromosome 2, LjGifu_v1.2 genome encodes these proteins:
- the LOC130736889 gene encoding uncharacterized protein LOC130736889: MTLKDTSTFTVFRISVVVASWTPPQLAVAARRRNSPPSRVELLEQILRKLTLFDYLKCRRVCRSWRHIVDEAVATKGTICSPAPQLPFLMLLPESLQSGTLSDITQEDTSYTNIAAPRTWKGNVDGVYSVEGWMVFQKFYYDRGYGLVMFFNPVSGEEFELPHLHVPLYRRSVDTTVYIKLVVSYAPNSSDFFVVACATILPYMMQQLAFCKVADKSWTLITKDEYGPTYFHQFVILDWKLYVTSRELDDSVSVTVFNLRDSNIITSERLVMLNPNAIPKEFHVELKDGVSCCTNESEVGITRDGDELFLVIYLIEHVLGNIQCELTKGFRIFKLDICGPRWIEIEDLGDRVLLIDDFRIQVISAKKINLRGKLSGGNCVFFSLLNTNTLIPDRGVFSLKDKSVKPLTFHPSLQDFLYGLWFMPSPLVVKQE, from the exons ATGACTTTGAAAGACACGTCCACCTTCACCGTATTCAGAATCTCCGTCGTCGTTGCTTCTTGGACGCCGCCGCAGCTCGCCGTCGCAGCTCGCCGCCGCAACTCGCCGCCTTCGCGTGTT GAACTGTTAGAACAGATTCTACGAAAGTTAACATTGTTTGATTACCTCAAGTGTCGACGAGTATGTCGGTCTTGGCGACACATAGTTGATGAAGCTGTCGCAACCAAGGGAACAATATGTTCCCCTGCTCCTCAACTCCCATTCCTCATGTTGCTTCCTGAGTCTCTTCAGTCCGGCACTCTTTCAGACATCACACAAGAAGACACTTCTTATACCAATATTGCAGCACCCCGAACTTGGAAAGGTAACGTTGATGGGGTATATTCGGTTGAAGGATGGATGGTGTTCCAAAAATTCTATTATGACAGAGGTTATGGTTTGGTTATGTTTTTCAATCCAGTTTCTGGTGAAGAGTTTGAGCTTCCACATTTGCATGTGCCACTGTATCGCCGCAGTGTGGATACTACAGTTTATATTAAACTCGTGGTCTCTTATGCACCAAATTCCTCAGACTTTTTTGTGGTGGCGTGTGCTACCATCCTTCCTTACATGATGCAGCAGTTAGCATTTTGCAAGGTCGCTGACAAGTCATGGACTCTAATTACAAAAGATGAATATGGACCAACTTATTTTCATCAGTTTGTGATTCTTGATTGGAAATTATATGTAACATCGCGTGAATTAGATGATTCTGTGAGTGTGACTGTTTTTAATCTCAGAGATTCCAATATCATTACATCTGAAAGGTTGGTTATGCTCAATCCAAATGCAATTCCAAAGGAATTTCACGTTGAGCTCAAGGATGGGGTTTCCTGCTGTACtaatgaaagtgaggtaggtaTCACAAGAGATGGGGATGAGCTATTCTTAGTTATTTATCTTATCGAACATGTTTTGGGTAATATTCAATGCGAGTTGACAAAAGGATTTCGCATCTTTAAACTTGACATATGTGGCCCTAGATGGATAGAAATTGAAGATTTGGGTGATCGTGTTTTGTTAATAGATGATTTTCGAATTCAAGTTATCTCTGCTAAGAAAATTAACCTTCGAGGAAAGTTGAGCGGAGGCAATTGtgttttcttctctcttttAAACACGAACACGCTCATACCTGATCGTGGGGTCTTCTCTTTGAAGGATAAGAGCGTTAAACCTTTAACTTTCCATCCCTCTTTACAAGACTTCTTATACGGTTTGTGGTTCATGCCTAGTCCTTTGGTAGTAAAGCAAGAGTGA
- the LOC130736890 gene encoding uncharacterized protein LOC130736890, with translation MAGANGNFPASLPVLDGKADWDRWHTQMEVIFGFQEVLEYVTSGYNPLPANPTAEQTEAHREAKKKDLRALFIIHQCVNPANFEKIAAAKTSKEAWDILNKSYDGVAKLKKVKLQTLRRQYEALRMEKAETISKFFTRLQTLTNQMKTNGEAITDLILVEKVLRSLTSKFDHIVTTIEESKDLEAMKIDELQGSLEAHEMRLNLMDNERDTEQALYARGNSNKKNWNDKGKSFKGKTWKGKDSGHSSSHEEDTDSKRKWDSKGKGQDKEKAKKGKNKKKDVQCYACKKLGHYSYECKSKKKGSKPSGDDQAYSAQDDESDSEQVLFVLPADVDETCPAKIASIPSVEVINSVVSTHKDDVSTWYLDSGCSSHMTGHKDWFADLDESRISSVKFADNSMITSAGKGRVLIRKKNGKQAVIPDVLFVPSVKHNLISLGQLIEKGYSMNTKGKKLLIFGPKKKLILQSVLSSNKTFRVDLDTNVSQCLSVKDMSPDWLWHVRFGHLHFKGLYQLHHDSMVSGLPLIKAFGQLCEECVLSKQPRNSFAESKPVISKGRLDVIY, from the coding sequence ATGGCGGGTGCGAATGGAAACTTTCCGGCGTCACTGCCAGTTCTTGACGGAAAGGCCGACTGGGATCGTTGGCATACCCAGATGGAGGTGATCTTCGGTTTTCAAGAGGTTCTTGAATACGTAACTTCTGGGTACAATCCATTACCGGCGAATCCGACGGCTGAGCAAACCGAAGCTCACCGTGAGGCGAAGAAGAAGGATCTGAGAGCTTTGTTCATCATTCACCAGTGTGTGAATCCGGCCAATTTCGAGAAGATTGCGGCGGCCAAGACCTCAAAGGAAGCTTGGGATATCTTGAACAAGAGCTATGATGGTGTAGCCAAGTTGAAGAAGGTGAAGTTGCAGACTCTTAGGAGGCAGTATGAAGCATTGCGCATGGAGAAAGCAGAAACGATTTCGAAGTTTTTCACACGTCTTCAGACTCTCACGAATCAGATGAAGACGAATGGCGAAGCAATTACTGATCTGATTCTTGTTGAGAAGGTACTTCGATCGCTGACATCGAAGTTTGATCACATTGTGAccacaattgaagaatctaagGATCTTGAAGCCATGAAGATCGATGAACTGCAGGGGTCACTTGAGGCTCATGAAATGCGCTTGAACCTGATGGATAATGAGAGAGATACTGAGCAAGCTTTGTATGCTCGTGGAAATTCCAACAAGAAGAATTGGAATGACAAAGGCAAATCTTTCAAGGGAAAAACTTGGAAAGGAAAAGATTCAGGACACTCATCAAGCCATGAGGAAGATACTGATTCAAAAAGGAAGTGGGATTCTAAGGGTAAAGGACAGGACAAGGAGAAGGCCAAGAAGGGAAAAAACAAGAAGAAAGACGTTCAGTGTTATGCTTGTAAAAAGCTTGGTCACTATTCCTATGAGTGCAAGAGCAAAAAGAAAGGAAGCAAGCCAAGTGGAGATGATCAGGCTTATTCTGCTCAAGATGATGAGTCAGATTCTGAGCAGGTATTGTTCGTTCTCCCAGCTGATGTTGATGAAACTTgtcctgctaaaattgctagtATTCCCAGTGTTGAAGTGATTAATTCAGTTGTTAGTACTCATAAAGATGATGTTAGTACCTGGTACCTAGATTCTGGTTGTTCCTCTCATATGACTGGTCACAAGGATTGGTTTGCTGACCTTGATGAGAGTAGAATTAGCAGTGTGAAGTTTGCTGATAATAGCATGATCACATCTGCTGGAAAGGGTAGAGTTTTGATCAGGAAGAAGAATGGCAAGCAGGCTGTGATTCCTGATGTATTGTTTGTTCCTAGTGTAAAGCATAATCTCATAAGTCTAGGACAGCTTATAGAAAAAGGTTATTCTATGAATACAAAAGGGAAAAAGCTATTGATTTTTGGTCCAAAGAAGAAGTTAATTCTTCAATCAGTACTCTCTTCCAACAAGACTTTTAGAGTTGATCTGGATACTAATGTTTCTCAGTGCTTGTCAGTCAAGGATATGAGTCCAGATTGGTTATGGCACGTAAGATTTGGACACTTACATTTCAAAGGGCTTTATCAGCTACATCATGATAGTATGGTTAGTGGTCTTCCACTGATTAAGGCTTTTGGTCAGCTATGTGAAGAATGTGTGTTGAGTAAACAACCAAGGAATTCTTTTGCTGAAAGTAAGCCAGTGATTTCCAAGGGTAGGTTGGATGTTATCTACTAA